TCCGTGACAGATcgtattaatgttattattttctTGATAGTTGTAtcactgtaaacacacacagatcagaGTTCAGATGAAGTTGAGATGTTTGTCCTCTGAGATGCCGTAGTTTGTTTTATTCTCTTCAAACATCTGCGTCAGAGCCTAAAACACAGAGCAACACTGAGTCGAGAGCGGAAGCAAAGCGCTGCACATTACAGACTGGTGATGAAGTGTGTGTGCTTCACCTCCATGTAGAGAGCGTGAAGAGCGTCGATGTCGTCTTTACTGGGACACGGGTTCTGAGAGACAGGAATGGGACGTCCCACTACAGACAGACAGGTACAACACTCCAGATTATTGGACTGAAAACCATTAAATAACCTACTTttgatacaaaaaaataaataaattaaaaaacctgtatatttcagctagttgccaaaacAAAAAATTGACTTGATGTACTACaataactaaaacaataatgaataaaaacttcCTAGGcgtatataaaaaacaataactgtGAATAATACTGTGAAGCCTCTTCTGCTCaacgctgcatttatttgatcaaaaatactgcaaaaactatgaaatattattagaatgtaaatcagctgttttctatgtgaatgtgttaaactgtaatttatttctgtgattttcagcatcattactgcagtcttcagagtcacatgatcttcagaaatcataataatatgccgatttgctgctcaacaaacatttattattattatcaatgttgaaaacagacaatatttttgtggaaaccgtgatgcattttatttttcaggattcacagatgaatagaaagttgaaaagaacagcatttatttgacatggacatattttctaacattataaatgtttttactggcacttttgatcaattgaatgcatccttgatgaattgttaatattttacacgTACCCACGGTGTGAATGGGCTTCCTGTAGGGCAGCAGACCGAAGCTGTACTGGAAAACTCCTCTGGCGTGAAACAGAGGCAAAGCCACGCCCATGAACCTCTGGAGGCGGTCCTGCATTCGGCGGAGGGCGGAGCCTGTGGGATTCTCCATCTGATCGAAGAGCTCGTTTTCCCCAAACGAGAAGACAGGAACCAGCCAcgctctacacacacacacacacacacacacacacatatataaatacacatacatataaacacacacacacacacacacactctctctctcacccgtGTTTGAGGGCGAGTTTAATGAAGCCCTTGCGCTGCAGCAGCTGAAGGGTTAAGGCTCCGGGTCGAGCGTCCAGTGATTCTGGAGCCCCGCCCACAGCGATCACCGCTGCATGACCTCCACCTGGACGACTCAACAGGTAACTCGCACTGGCCTTCTCGCTCGACACCAGCCCtgcagaggtcagaggtcattaaaaaaattaaaaaaaaaaaaaaaattgaaaattcgtCATTATTTCAAGCTTTTGACCGGTAGTCACATAAAACACTTGTGAATAGGACCGTTTCCGTTCCAGCTGTTCAAGAGAACAAACCTTTCACTTCCTGGAAACTAATGCAAAGCAtcagtaataaaatgtataaaaacaaagtgaataAAAAGTCACACTGTTCATAAACTGAAGGTGCGAGTCACTCTCGTCATGAACACAGTGAACGAAAGCAGACGAGACACTCGTTCTGTTCAGCGGACGAATCTCCAAGAAGCAGCAAAAAGTGAACAAACTGCAATAATGCTGAGGCAACGAGCCAAACTTTGTGTCTACTTCAGCGATTTACACAATCTGAGTGAAATCATGCTTTACATCAGAGCgttacaacaaaaaaagaaattaaatctCCCTTCATTAATAATCTTTTTATAGGAGTCAACTGAATACAAAAAAGTGTGTAGCTGAAACCATcataatgcattcaaatatcacacacaaaaaaagcataaaattaacattttattaaacaaatgcattaactttgacagccctactttctctattttaatggtttatatttttgccGCCTGCAGAATCTGCATGACAAGAAATGTATGAAGATTCATTCTGCTGACAGAAACACCTCTGCTCATcattcactgtgtgtgtgtgtgtgtgtgtgtgtgtgtgtgtgtgtgtgtgtgtgagtgacgTATTACCTACTTGGTTCTGGCTCAAATTTCCACGCAACACTTTCACAACATCCCATTACACAACAAGAATAAACAGCAAGGGcaaacactctctcacacacacacacacacacacacacacacacacacacacacacacattaggggtgtgcgatattgacaaaactATTTCTAAAAGAGTgcattatcttttgagtcaaattcttacatttaatcagtgaatcagaataataagacatttgtgctgttaccaagcaaatgaaatcaacacagAAGCTGCGTCTGAAGAGGTGTTTAGATGtgtttacacactgtttaatgcagggcatgaatgcatttaacctgcagttactaATGCATAAAtagtattttgatatattaaacgtAAAACGTTGAATAATGTTAttactttgaatgtgaaattaaaacctcCAGCAGGTGGCATcgagtcactgttaataagtgagtcactgcgattgaaccgaatcatttaaacggttgattcattcaggaacgaaacaccgtcatgttgctcagagacggaaaacagtgctgtggctgtgtttggaattatttctATTGTAGAAATAgtgcaaaaacaggaaatatggtgtttaaaacgcaagtctcttaattaacttacaaaaatcaatattatatttgtaatcatggtaatttttggagaaaaaaacagcacCCTTCATGTGAAACTGATTAACTTTATGAAGtggtataaatgtatatatattttctgtccacatgtcttgaatttgtgatcgttctgaatatattgtaatagACCGACTCATGCAGTGAAAATAAATGCGCATTAGTCTAGACATCGGggcaagaccacaggaaccagatgagtcctctgcacaatccgACTCTGCTGCAGCCtggatttaaactgctgatgtTGTCCGGCCAGAGGAGAATTACActatttcctgtaaagctgctttgacacaatttgcaaatatacaaataatagtgacttgactgcACGTAATGCAAGCGTGCGCTCTGTCGGGGtgttttaaatggtttttgcaaaatacttgataatgtcaaatcactcatcgttaaaacaacaattatgatattatcacagacaatatatatcgcacactcctaacacacacacacacacacacacactctcactcactcacacacacacacacgctctctctctctctctctctcacacacacacacacaaacaaacacacgctCTCACACGCATACAAACACAtgctctctgtctttctctctctctcacacacactcactcacactcacacacacacactcacactcactaaCACAcgctctctcactcacacacacacacacacacacactctctctctctctctctctcacacacacacacacacacacacacactcactcactcactcacacacacacacacacactcactaacacacgctctctcacacacacacacacactctctctctcacacacacacacacacacacacacacacacactcacacacacacacacacacacacacacacacacactcgctctctctctctcacacacacacacacacacacacacacaaacacacacaaacacacactcgctctctctctctcacacacacacacactcactcacacacacacacacacactcgctctctctctctctcacacacacacacacacacacctccgcACATGACGTATTCTCTGAAGAAGGGAACTCTGAACCAGAAGGGCAGCATCAGCAGGTATGGCGTGAGTCCGGGGAACATCTGAGAGAATCCCGACACTTCCGTGCAGAAATTCCCGAATCCGCCGGCCACCAGCACGCCGTGAGGATGAAACCCGAACAGATAATTATAACGAGGGTCCAGATCCGCCGTCTTTATCAGCTAGAGAAACCAGAGCACTATGGCTGTCACTAACCattattttagtaaatcaagtaatctgtcgattattctGATGATTAATCGAGTAAACAGATCATtatgattaatttttttgtggtaataaaaatagtcgaaaaataacctttaaaatgactttgcaTATTGAGTAAGATATTGACGCATTCTCCTGAGTTTGCGTAGgtttacaaattatttatcttacaaatctgatgaaatggcgcacgttgcgttcccagatgaacgttataataaacccaaactcacaaCAGCATGCAGAGATGAGTCTGAGGCGCTCCACACGTGATTCCCTTCAACCTTATGAATCTTaagaatgattattttaggttgGAGTGTGTAAGGATTTGGAAGCGAGCAGAGTACGGCTGATTCTGGAGCATGCAGCGCCACCTGCTGCTCAAAACTACGCTCAGAATCCACTTCATTTCTGAAGATTCGTGATGCACTGATTTATTTTCCCAGCACTAGCCTCTACTGAACACAAGCTCATATAAACTCACAGTGATGGGGAAATAATCCCTGAAATACGTCCACACGCGCCAGCTCTTGACCCAGTGCGACCTCCGACCTCCACACAAGGGTGTGTCCCTGTCCAGATACAGCCAACCAGCATACAGCGCGGCCAGAATCCACCAATCACTGAGGCAGAGGAGCACGAACGCTGCCAGACAGACCTGAGCTGCAGACGACAGACgagtgtgtgatttattagaGCAGGAGCGAGTGTGTGACTGAACTCtagagctgtgtgtgtttgcacattctcacgcacacacacacagagttacTAATTCTGTTATGACCTGCCCGACCGACTGACCGCTGCTGTTTGATGGTTTGTGACTCAAAGGTTTCAGGTTCAGTTCTGATCCACAAACACAATGAACTCCAGActgatttcatgttattttatattttatttatttacttatttttttattgttatttatttcaagccattttattattattttatttattaccgttatttatttcatgctaatttattattttattttattctttaaatgtactgttattaatttcatgttaatttataatttttttttttttttttttaaatgtattataatttatttattatttaatttattttattctttaaatgtattatttcaagttattttattgttattttattattttgtatttattactgttatttatttaatgttactttattattttattctttaagtgtattgttatttatttcatgttattttatcattttatgttatattattttttaagtattacCATTTATTGTTATATCAtttcttttattctttaaatttattaatttattattagtttttaaagttaatttattatgttatttattttatgttatttttaacatctataattacatttacttcatactttcatttaaataatttttattattatattatttgtgttatattttattatattaatttatgctaTTTAGGAGGAGAATTTCTATCGCTGCATTCAATGTCTCGACAATATGTGCAAATgaatttcacaaaaacattcaaaaaagaGGTCTGGCCCATATTTCACCTCAAATTCaagaaaatgaaacattttcagaaaCCAAACTGTACAAAACTGATATGATCAATTAGTCATTGCAATATTATTCCCCCATTACTTTAACTTATCTAAATTTAACCAAtttcaacttaatttttaaagttataAGAGATtcaactcaacttattaactcactTTAAGTTGAAACGTCTTGTAAAAtcaattttattatactttaaaatttaaggcagcaacttattttttagttaagaaataaaatcatcctgtcacaacattttttaaaatttattatatatattttttcattaaaatcagGACGAATTGAGTAGATTActaataattatatacatatatatatatttattcacagTTGCACAATGCACTTGTCATACTTTTgccaacacatttttttttttcatttatacagcgcatttaaaaacaacttcgTTCCTTTCACAATCAAGTTAAAAAGATgttaagaaaatatataaaatagtagACACAATAGTCATGAACACAATTTCACAATGCAAACAAATCTTCTAAAATATCACGGTTACTTAATctactgaatttaatttaaaaaataaaattaaaaattgtaaataaatacataaaattaaagtCACAAGTCAATGCAGCAAAACGTGTCTAGGAATCAAAATAAtactttcttttgattttgagtTGAAATATCAAACTTCTGCTTAAGATTTAACTTACTAGAAACAAAAAttctatttctacaaatatgcACTTTTCCAAATGATTGTTTTCGGTATAAACCACAGTTTAACactaatattttcagtttcactttattttgatgctccctttaacacattctgttgactataagtaacattgcacctaCATATCTACTatctctcattagagtattagtagagtATTGGTAGAGCATTAGTAGAGCAttagtagagtattagtagagtattagtagagtATTATTAGAGTACTGGTAGAGCATTAGTAGAGCATTAATAGAGTattattagagtattagtagagtattagtagagtATTGGTAGAGTATTAGTAGAGCATTAGTAGAGCATTAGTATACTGCTAGGGTTCGGTTAGaacatacttgcaaagttactgaTAGAACATCTTTGTCTTCAGGTGTCTTCACAGTTatgcatatatgtgaccctggaccacaaaacctgtcaCAAGGGCCAATTTTTGAAATACAAAACATgtaaaaagctgaataaataatctttccattgatgtatggtttgttaggatcggacaatatttgtctgagatacaactatttgaaaatctggaatctgagggtgcaaaaaaatctaaatattgagaaaatctcctttaaagttgttcaaatgaagttcttagcaatgcatattactaatcaaaaatgaagttttgatatataaatttacaaaatatcttcatggaacatgatctttacttaatatcctaatgatttttgacataaaagaaaaatctacaattttgagccatacaatgtattgttggctattgctacaaatatacctgctgcgtatgactgcttctgtgctgcatgGTCACATGCTCATAACTGTGTCACTCTATATTGATTATTACTGTAATAAGGAGAGTTTCTCACCCAGAGCTATGAAGCTGAAGACCCACTGCACGACTGCGGCTGTCTGCAGACGCCTGCGCAGAGGAAGACGCAGAGGAGCGAACTCGATCTTCATCtctccacaaacacacacacacacagattcaaCTGTCATTAAACACACCCCGACACACACCCAAGCgcgcgcacgcacgcacgcacacacacacacacacacacacactttctctgtCTTCAGACTCCTCAAATCTGTCGCCTGAGAATCCAAAACATCAGCGCGCGAAGTGCTTACACTCGCTTTTCCTTCATCGAAAACTGTTTTTCTTGTACAGTTTGGACGCGCGAGGCTCGTTCAGCGCGCGTCCGGCGGATCTGAGCGAGTTTTGGGGCTTTACAAGTGTTTATAAAGTGTTATGAACGCGATCGGAGGCGGCTCTGTTCCGCGTGTTTCGTGCGAGCGCACAACTCCGGAGCGCCGGTGACGTCACCGACCCGCCCCTCAAGCCCTGCGCCAATCAGAGCGCGCGGATCACACAGGTATCTGCGCGTGCGCAGTACAGATTTAGCtgttatttgattatttaattattaaacataaatcattattaaatattaatttcacaacgtgtatatgtgtgtgtgtgtgtgtgtgtgtgtgtgtgtgtgtagttgtgctcaaaattattcgtacccttggtaaatgtgatcaaagaaggctgtgaaaataactccgcattgtttatccatttgaactttcattcaaaaatgtttaaaaaactaACCTTTAAtttaagccaaaaaaaaaaaaaaaaagtgaaagtggggtaaaatcacattatgaaatgaatacttttctctagtacacaatggtaacaattattggtacccctaaaaaaatcttataattaaaatacctctgaagtatattcccatttatatttgcatttttttatcactccagggtgattatgagcATGatattatccagccatggcttcctgtttcacagaaatataaataggagggaaaacaaagcccaaattcccttaatcatcatcacaatgagaaaaaccaaagaatatatttctgatgtgcagcaaaagataactgagcttcacaaattagtgaagtggctttaagaaaagagctggagcagtgaaaattcccatttccaccatcagggcaataattaagaatttccaatcaacataaaatgttatgaaactgcctggaagaggacgtgtgtctatatcgtcctgatgcacggtgaggaggagagtttgagcggctaaagactctacaaggaccacagctggagaactgcagaaaatagttgagtctcggggtcagaaaaccttaaaaaaaatggtcaaacagcagctacatcagcacgtgttgtttgggagggtttcaagtaaaattctcctcgctcatccaaaaacacactccagcatattcagttatcagacacgactggagcttcaaatgggactgacttctatggtcagatcaaactaaaaaatgaggtttttagcagcaaacactcaagatgggtttggtgaacacagggataaaaagtaccccatgtgtaaaatgaaatatactgctgtatttttgatgttgtggcctatatttctgctggaggtcctggacatcttgtttagacgcatggcatcatggattctatcaaataccaacagataaaaaatctataagtgactgactctgttagaaatcttataatgggccatgtttggatcttccaaccgtacaataatccaaacacaaacctcaaaaacaacacaaaaatcttgtaccatattgatataaaaatacaaagagtaagaaaatatattccatttgtttttatcaacaacatgaagtgcattaaacgttacgtcaaggtttcccaaactgggtttGTGAAGGAGCTGCAGGGGGTTTATGAGtttgatgaaaagctaataattaattaaatcataaaaaatgttacatttaaataaatcattttaaaattaatcaaaatgaaacacttactgaaaaaatgaaatatttcagagatgcatgtcatgtgaccaaaaccaacatcagagaaccgtgaacatgcaaatgtgatatttaatttgatttaaaaggtCTTATAATCGTGTCGTATAGACGGTTTCAATGGCAACAACATAACATTAACTTAACTTCCACAAAGACTCAATAACAACAGCAAAGTCTCTCTAGAGTAGATCATTTCTGATAagaagcaaaatatgtttgctgcgtaaatcagacgggcttattgaaaatgcaaattaattctctgccagcaggaggcactTTAGGAGCGGCAGAAATAgaggtttccctggtaacggctgtacacaagCAGCATTGAGCTCACAAACGCTGCATTATCAGTAATATTAcaggcaagatgaaatgaaaatgatctaaAGACAGTCAGTCAGTTTCCTTCAGAGATACagtaatataaaaacacccgcaccgcattttgattttgaaacgtgcagtgcttaTTCAACGAAGttaaagcctttt
This sequence is a window from Onychostoma macrolepis isolate SWU-2019 chromosome 23, ASM1243209v1, whole genome shotgun sequence. Protein-coding genes within it:
- the mogat3a gene encoding 2-acylglycerol O-acyltransferase 2-A, whose protein sequence is MTVESVCVCVCGEMKIEFAPLRLPLRRRLQTAAVVQWVFSFIALAQVCLAAFVLLCLSDWWILAALYAGWLYLDRDTPLCGGRRSHWVKSWRVWTYFRDYFPITLIKTADLDPRYNYLFGFHPHGVLVAGGFGNFCTEVSGFSQMFPGLTPYLLMLPFWFRVPFFREYVMCGGLVSSEKASASYLLSRPGGGHAAVIAVGGAPESLDARPGALTLQLLQRKGFIKLALKHGAWLVPVFSFGENELFDQMENPTGSALRRMQDRLQRFMGVALPLFHARGVFQYSFGLLPYRKPIHTVVGRPIPVSQNPCPSKDDIDALHALYMEALTQMFEENKTNYGISEDKHLNFI